From the genome of Lotus japonicus ecotype B-129 chromosome 6, LjGifu_v1.2, one region includes:
- the LOC130724476 gene encoding pentatricopeptide repeat-containing protein At3g23020, protein MLLRLQLLESATLPLENSVSIPIPKHHALPHSPNGIHQEFRLKKLNLEKNVDSGIPQKRGDNGSVLKQRKVHSRCSKKCSSYSGCIPAVLQALNTIQDLDEALRPWEESFSNKEMSIILKEQVSWQRALQIFEWFKKKGCYDLNVIHYNIMLWILGKARKWSLVESLWNEMNFKGVAPVNSTYGTLIDVFSKGGLKKEALAWLQRMQSQGMEPDEVTMGIVVQLHKRAGEFQKAEEFFRKWSNGEPLRLGINHDKVDTAHLNNEGSHINVCLSSRTYNTLIDTYGKAGQLRAASVTFANMIKQGIPLTTVTLNTMIHLYGNHGRLREVSLLLQRMEELQCPPDTRTYNILISLYVKHNNINMAAKYLAKMKEACLEPDHVSYRTLLYAYSTRKMVKEAEELVQEMDERGLEIDELTQSALTRMYVESGMLEQSWLWFRRFYLAGSMTSECYSAIIDAYGKQGYTLEAEKVFLCCKERKKLSVLEVNVMIKAYGIGKFYDKACLLFDSMEEFGVVADKCTFSSLIHILASADKPNIAKLYVKKMQETGLVSDCIPYCAVITSFAKFGQLEMAEELYKEMIGYGVQPDAIIFGVLINAFADAGSVKEAISYVDEMRKAGLPGNPAICNSLIKLYTKVGYLKEAQETYKLLQSSQQGPSVFSSNCMIDLYTERVMVEQANEIFEILRENEVANEFSFVMMLCMYKKIGRLDEAIQIANQMRKLGLLTDLLSYNNVLGLYSMRKRLREAKETFKKMIESGIEPDDFTFRALGHLLLNCGVSKQAVGRLEVMVKRDAPRGLQSWLLTLSCVLEGDGYSCTNE, encoded by the coding sequence ATGCTTCTGAGGCTTCAACTTTTAGAATCCGCTACTCTTCCACTTGAAAACTCTGTATCCATTCCCATCCCCAAACATCACGCACTGCCCCATTCTCCCAATGGCATACACCAAGAATTTCGACTAAAGAAACTGAATCTGGAGAAAAATGTTGACTCTGGGATTCCACAGAAAAGGGGTGATAATGGGTCTGTTCTGAAGCAGCGCAAGGTGCACTCCAGATGTTCGAAGAAATGCTCATCTTACAGTGGATGTATTCCTGCAGTTCTACAAGCTTTGAATACCATTCAGGATTTGGATGAGGCGCTCAGACCATGGGAGGAGAGTTTCTCCAACAAGGAAATGAGTATTATTTTGAAGGAACAGGTTTCTTGGCAGAGGGCATTGCAGATTTTCGAGTGGTTCAAGAAGAAAGGTTGTTATGACTTGAACGTGATTCATTATAATATAATGCTTTGGATACTCGGCAAAGCCCGAAAGTGGAGCCTTGTGGAGAGTTTGTGGAATGAAATGAATTTCAAAGGGGTTGCGCCTGTCAATTCCACATATGGAACCTTGATTGATGTTTTCAGCAAAGGTGGACTTAAAAAAGAAGCACTTGCTTGGCTTCAAAGGATGCAAAGTCAAGGGATGGAACCTGATGAGGTCACAATGGGGATTGTCGTTCAATTGCACAAGAGGGCCGGAGAGTTCCAAAAAGCTGAAGAGTTTTTCAGGAAATGGTCAAATGGTGAACCTTTAAGATTAGGGATTAATCATGATAAGGTGGACACTGCACATCTGAACAATGAGGGATCACATATCAACGTTTGTTTAAGCTCACGGACATATAATACCTTGATTGACACATATGGAAAGGCTGGTCAACTTCGAGCAGCATCTGTAACTTTTGCTAACATGATCAAACAAGGGATACCCCTGACCACAGTGACACTCAATACAATGATTCACTTGTACGGAAACCATGGACGTCTACGGGAAGTTAGTTTGCTGTTGCAGAGAATGGAAGAGCTTCAATGCCCACCTGACACACGGACATATAATATCCTCATTTCTCTTTATGTCAAACATAATAATATCAACATGGCAGCAAAATATCTTGCAAAGATGAAAGAGGCCTGCCTTGAACCTGACCATGTGAGTTACCGTACCCTCTTGTATGCATACTCAACTAGGAAAATGGTCAAAGAAGCTGAAGAACTCGTACAGGAGATGGATGAAAGGGGTCTTGAGATTGATGAATTAACTCAATCTGCTTTGACTAGGATGTATGTAGAGTCAGGTATGCTTGAGCAGTCATGGTTATGGTTCAGAAGGTTCTACCTAGCTGGGAGTATGACTTCTGAATGTTATTCCGCCATTATTGATGCATATGGCAAACAAGGTTACACTTTAGAAGCAGAGAAAGTCTTTTTGTGctgcaaagaaaggaagaagctCAGCGTCCTTGAGGTTAATGTGATGATTAAAGCTTATGGAATAGGGAAATTCTATGATAAAGCATGTCTATTATTTGATTCTATGGAGGAATTTGGTGTTGTTGCAGACAAATGTACCTTCAGTTCTCTCATACATATTTTGGCCAGTGCTGACAAGCCAAACATTGCAAAACTTTATGTGAAAAAAATGCAGGAGACAGGATTGGTGAGTGATTGCATCCCATATTGTGCAGTGATAACAAGCTTTGCAAAGTTTGGACAATTGGAAATGGCAGAAGAATTATACAAGGAGATGATTGGATATGGTGTGCAGCCTGATGCCATTATTTTTGGTGTATTAATCAATGCTTTTGCTGATGCGGGAAGTGTTAAAGAAGCCATCAGCTATGTTGATGAAATGAGAAAGGCAGGCTTGCCAGGGAATCCAGCTATATGTAACTCTTTGATAAAGTTGTATACTAAAGTAGGCTACCTGAAAGAAGCACAAGAAACATACAAGTTGCTTCAATCATCACAACAAGGCCCTTCTGTATTTTCTTCAAATTGTATGATTGATCTTTATACTGAGCGAGTTATGGTTGAACAAGCAAATGAGATATTTGAGATCTTGAGGGAGAATGAAGTTGCCAATGAGTTTTCTTTTGTGATGATGTTATGCATGTATAAGAAAATTGGTAGACTGGATGAAGCCATTCAAATTGCAAATCAGATGAGGAAACTAGGACTCTTGACTGATCTATTGAGTTATAATAATGTGCTTGGCTTGTATTCTATGCGCAAGAGGCTAAGGGAAGCTAAAGAGACATTCAAAAAAATGATAGAATCTGGCATTGAACCTGATGATTTTACTTTCAGAGCTCTTGGACATCTTTTGCTGAATTGTGGTGTTTCAAAGCAGGCTGTTGGCAGGCTAGAAGTAATGGTGAAGAGGGATGCTCCTCGTGGCTTGCAATCGTGGCTGCTGACACTTTCATGTGTGCTTGAAGGGGATGGTTATAGCTGTACAAATGAATAG
- the LOC130723186 gene encoding CBL-interacting serine/threonine-protein kinase 7-like, with protein sequence MERRQPSTSPPRIILGKYQLTRFLGRGNFAKVYQAVSLTDGTTVAVKMIDKSKTVDASMEPRIVREIDAMRRLQHHPNILKIHEVMATRTKIYLIVDYAGGGELFSKISRRGRLPEPLARRYFQQLVSALCFCHRNGVAHRDLKPQNLLLDAEGNLKVSDFGLSALPEQLSNGLLQTACGTPAYTAPEILRHVRYDGSVADAWSCGVILYVLLAGYLPFDDSNLAAMCKRISRRDYQFPAWVSKAARHLIHQLLDPNPKTRMRLERVLENAWYKKSLRAEPEESVFESDLYNKWCSCGGEGYKNLGMNAFYIISMSSGLDLRGLFETASSGKREKRFTSEKEVGVVEEKVKEVGVSLGFRVEIGKNGAIGLGKGKVGVVVEVFQIASQLLLVSLKLVDGGLEFDWTDWENGLQDVVLSFLA encoded by the coding sequence ATGGAACGGCGGCAACCGTCCACCTCGCCGCCGCGCATCATTCTGGGGAAGTACCAGCTCACGCGGTTCCTGGGGCGCGGTAATTTCGCAAAGGTGTACCAAGCGGTGTCTCTCACGGACGGCACCACGGTGGCCGTCAAGATGATCGACAAGTCCAAGACGGTGGACGCCTCCATGGAGCCGCGGATCGTGCGAGAAATTGACGCCATGCGACGCCTCCAGCACCACCCGAACATCCTCAAAATCCACGAGGTCATGGCCACCAGGACCAAGATCTACCTCATCGTCGACTACGCCGGCGGAGGAGAGCTCTTCTCCAAGATCTCCCGCCGAGGCCGCCTCCCGGAGCCCCTCGCCCGCCGCTACTTCCAGCAGCTCGTCTCCGCCCTCTGTTTCTGCCACCGAAACGGCGTCGCGCACCGCGACCTCAAGCCGCAGAACCTCCTCCTGGACGCCGAGGGAAACCTCAAGGTCTCTGACTTCGGCCTCTCCGCGCTGCCGGAGCAGCTCAGCAACGGCCTGCTCCAGACTGCCTGCGGAACTCCGGCGTACACCGCGCCGGAGATCCTCCGTCATGTCAGGTACGATGGGTCCGTGGCCGACGCCTGGTCCTGCGGGGTCATCCTGTACGTCTTACTCGCCGGCTACCTCCCGTTTGACGACTCCAACCTCGCGGCGATGTGCAAGAGGATCAGCCGCCGCGATTACCAGTTCCCGGCGTGGGTATCGAAGGCGGCGCGGCACCTGATACACCAACTCCTGGACCCGAACCCGAAGACCAGAATGCGGTTGGAGAGGGTGTTGGAGAACGCGTGGTACAAGAAATCGCTGAGAGCGGAACCGGAAGAGAGCGTGTTCGAGTCGGATTTGTACAACAAGTGGTGCAGTTGTGGCGGCGAGGGTTACAAGAACTTGGGGATGAACGCGTTTTACATAATATCAATGTCTTCAGGGCTGGACTTGAGGGGGTTGTTCGAAACGGCGTCGTCGGGGAAGAGAGAGAAGAGGTTCACGTCGGAGAAGGAGGTTGGGGTAGtggaggagaaggtgaaggaggTTGGTgtgagtttagggtttagggttgagATTGGGAAGAATGGAGCAATTGGGTTGGGGAAGGGGAAAGTGGGTGTGGTGGTTGAGGTTTTTCAGATTGCATCTCAATTGTTGTTGGTGTCTCTCAAATTGGTGGATGGTGGTTTGGAGTTTgattggactgattgggaaAATGGTCTTCAAGATGTTGTTCTCTCTTTCTTAGCATAA